The following are encoded together in the Fusarium keratoplasticum isolate Fu6.1 chromosome 1, whole genome shotgun sequence genome:
- a CDS encoding Abhydrolase-2 domain-containing protein, translating to MEGQKLKRNVVEPTTVHNTTFILLHDRGSSGAELQHALCIALLPTLVSQVAPGARFIFPDGPFLDPKGGRDWYALEYPQLECGEAASLDQWAHVIYAAEQVDMVVEDEAQLISRKNIFLGGVGKGCAVAMMTLLEMERPLGGLIGFGGWMPFVRDMKDVATLGMIQTPDPPFSQNSQHNQGGIGGIALGQGNGLIDPRLLSIQNGQQQQSFPQAVSPTPLLAQPDQSMEARHQRVAHFLRQFEWTEEARFKYEREFSTATPIVLMHSPNDELVSRSHAKEAQMMLMQLGFHVKLEESNTGHAITRGVLDELLLALLEVLPFSSDALRFDLMNFMMGSTM from the coding sequence ATGGAAGGCCAGAAACTAAAGAGAAACGTGGTCGAGCCCACAACGGTGCACAACACCaccttcatcctcctccacgatCGCGGCTCCTCGGGTGCGGAGTTACAGCACGCCCTTTgcatcgccctcctccccaccCTCGTCAGCCAGGTCGCCCCAGGAGCCCGGTTCATCTTCCCGGATGGCCCGTTCTTGGATCCCAAGGGAGGGCGAGACTGGTACGCCCTCGAGTACCCCCAGCTGGAGTGCGGCGAGGCGGCGAGCCTGGATCAGTGGGCGCACGTTATATACGCGGCGGAGCAAGTCGACATGGTAGTTGAAGACGAGGCGCAGCTTATCAGTAGGAAGAACATATTCCTTGGAGGCGTCGGCAAGGGGTGCGCCGTCGCCATGATGACGCTCCTCGAGATGGAGCGCCCCCTCGGGGGCTTGATCGGATTTGGGGGTTGGATGCCATTTGTCAGGGACATGAAGGATGTTGCGACGCTGGGCATGATCCAGACCCCTGACCCTCCCTTCTCTCAGAACAGCCAGCACAACCAAGGTGGCATCGGAGGCATAGCTCTTGGCCAGGGCAACGGCTTGATTGACCCTCGCCTGCTCAGCATTCAAAAcggccagcagcaacagtcCTTCCCACAAGCCGTCTCCCCAACCCCCCTACTTGCGCAACCCGACCAGTCCATGGAGGCACGGCACCAACGCGTGGCGCACTTCCTCCGCCAGTTTGAATGGACTGAAGAAGCCCGGTTCAAGTACGAGAGGGAGTTCAGCACGGCAACGCCCATCGTGCTGATGCACTCGCCCAACGATGAGTTGGTCAGCCGCTCGCACGCAAAGGAAGCCcagatgatgctgatgcagCTGGGTTTCCATGTGAAGCTGGAGGAGTCGAATACTGGCCACGCGATAACCAGGGGGGTGTTGGACGAGTTGCTTTTAGCCCTGCTCGAGGTATTGCCCTTCTCAAGCGACGCTTTGAGATTTGACCTCATGAATTTCATGATGGGCTCAACCATGTAG
- a CDS encoding PNPLA domain-containing protein, which produces MGVVVAVWGVVVDVASFWQRKLRSWYSRKSPVELWLDILRTAEAFEDWEEAALHLDNLLGLDLWRNNPASKYYDWRLIAERLDSLASAREDGNFQQLVNLLRSGLVRNLGNITSPKLYNRSFAGTKYLIEEYITQIAEAVEDIRALPTSPSAIHGTGPSLTTQMKLDCIHDTRQAFGRSTLVLQGGAIFGMCHLGVVKALFLRGLLPRIITGTATGALIAALVAVHTEDELPAVLSGDGIDLSAFAPKTGTENGDVSSFHSRWQTLLRRIRRFSKEGYFLDVTVLEECVRANVGDLTFEEAYNRSKRVLNITVATEGQGGVPTLLNYLTAPNVLIWTAAVASNASSPSLYGRRKTTMLCKDAQGNIVPWAPANTIDFRHWTHTSYSDRDSPLRRIAELFNVNHFIVSQARPYLIPFIQSDMHGPSLVEARSKTTQVSAFLVRMVGLEIRHRLRQLDTLSLLPAGIRRFLVDEQVPAASMVLVPEVTAGDFVRLLETPTRETLNYWILRGERSVWPAVAALRIRCAVENELDRSYQVVRKFKAPGLRRKGSMAASMEAERRERNGAFGSIGTDVDAS; this is translated from the exons ATGGGGGTAGTTGTCGCCGTCTggggtgtcgtcgtcgacgttgCCAGCTTCTGGCAGAGG AAGCTGCGCAGCTGGTACTCGCGCAAGAGCCCCGTCGAGCTGTGGCTGGACATCTTGCGGACTGCCGAGGCTTTCGAGGACTGGGAAGAAGCTGCACTACACCTGGACAatcttcttggtcttgatctaTG GAGGAATAACCCGGCGTCCAAGTACTATGACTGGCGACTCATTGCAGAACGACTCGACTCCCTCGCTAGCGCCCGCGAAGATGGCAACTTTCAACAGCTCGTCAACCTCCTACGATCCGGTCTCGTAAGAAACCTAGGGAATATCACGTCGCCCAAACTATATAACCGATCGTTTGCCGGCACGAAATACCTTATCGAGGAATACATTACACAGATCGCCGAGGCAGTCGAGGACATTCGCGCCCTCCCGACCAGTCCGTCGGCCATCCATGGAACTGGACCGTCTCTGACGACGCAGATGAAGCTGGACTGCATCCATGACACGAGGCAGGCCTTTGGGAGGAGCACGCTGGTGCTACAGGGCGGTGCCATATTTGGCATGTGCCACTTAGGcgtcgtcaaggccctgtTCTTGCGCGGCCTGCTCCCACGCATCATCACCGGCACCGCTACAGGCGCCCTGATCGCGGCCCTTGTCGCGGTACACACAGAGGACGAGCTCCCTGCTGTCCTGAGTGGTGATGGTATTGACCTGTCAGCCTTTGCGCCCAAGACTGGGACTGAGAATGGCGACGTTTCGAGTTTCCATTCACGATGGCAAACCCTGCTTAGGAGGATCCGCCGCTTCTCAAAAGAGGGCTACTTCCTTGATGTTACTGTGCTAGAGGAGTGTGTCCGGGCCAATGTTGGTGATCTAACGTTTGAGGAAGCCTATAACCGCAGTAAGAGAGTCTTGAACATTACGGTAGCGACAGAGGGTCAAGGAGGCGTTCCAACGCTCCTCAATTACCTCACTGCCCCCAATGTG TTGATCTGGACAGCTGCCGTGGCATCGAATGCGTCTTCACCATCACTATATGGTCGCCGCAAGACAACTATGCTCTGCAAGGACGCTCAGGGGAACATTGTTCCTTGGGCGCCGGCCAACACAATTGACTTTCGACACTGGACACACACGTCCTACTCTGACCGAGACTCACCTCTGCGACGTATAGCCGAGCTGTTCAACGTCAACCATTTTATTGTCAGCCAAGCTCGACCGTATCTCATTCCTTTTATCCAGTCCGACATGCATGGGCCGTCCCTTGTCGAAGCTAGGAGCAAGACGACTCAGGTGTCTGCCTTTCTAGTTCGTATGGTTGGGCTGGAAATAAGACACCGCCTTCGCCAGCTGGACACGCTGAGCCTACTGCCCGCAGGCATCCGCCGCTTCCTAGTCGACGAGCAAGTCCCGGCCGCTTCCATGGTGCTAGTGCCCGAGGTGACGGCAGGAGACTTTGTGCGACTACTCGAGACACCCACACGGGAGACGCTCAACTATTGGATCTTGAGGGGCGAGAGGAGCGTGTGGCCTGCCGTGGCAGCCCTAAGGATCAGATGCGCCGTCGAGAACGAGCTGGACAGGTCGTATCAGGTTGTGAGGAAATTCAAGGCCCCCGGTCTACGGCGAAAGGGGAGCATGGCGGCGAGTATGGAGGCCGAAAGGAGGGAACGCAACGGCGCTTTTGGGTCGATTGGCACGGACGTTGATGCAAGTTGA
- a CDS encoding Tubulin-specific chaperone A, translating into MAPPTPLAIATSSVNRLLKEEASYHKEVEQEEASIKALKEKIESGQGDEDGNGTYMLKQQQTALEQTKAVFEPLRKKIVAAVQKLEEQITVSEQTGGQEEQVQLAKETLEKAKAAQNGA; encoded by the exons ATGGCCCCGCCAACACCCCTCGCCATCGCCACGAGCTCCGTCAACCGGCTCCTCAAGGAGGAAGCCTCGTACCACAAGGAGGTTGAACAAGAGGAGGCTTCTATCAAGGCCCTGAAGGAAAAGATCGAGAGCGGACAGGGCGATGAGGACGGCAATGGCACGTATATGCTCAAGCAGCAG CAAACCGCCCTGGAACAGACCAAGGCCGTCTTCGAGCCCCTACGAAAGAAGATCGTCGCCGCCGTCCAGAAGCTGGAAGAGCAGATCACCGTGAGCGAGCAGACCGGCGGACAAGAGGAGCAGGtgcagctggccaaggagacgttggagaaggccaaggcagctCAGAACGGCGCATAG
- a CDS encoding Conserved oligomeric Golgi complex subunit 4 has translation MQLPWAGREGPGHDSLLPMSNIPSITGLVGDLTDSGDGDRQQRPGRHVRTTSAHARNVADQFSYMTPSEAAANLRTSLTHGLTPTEALTRLGDYGPNEIPHDPPEPLWLRFVKQFQEPLILLLLVSAGTSLLLGNMDDSVSITVAVTIVVTVGFVQEYRSEKSIEALNHLVPNHAHLVRGQNKAPPVGKTPTWPPRPDDGEPAPSPGSVTPISDILDATSSKVMASQLVPGDLVLFTTGDRIPADIRVTKAADLTIDASNLTGETEPVRITVDARRRGLGSYAFDKAQHPRPGSLAPDEHADSHGDGIHNIAYMGTLIKSGHGQGIVFATGGHTHFGTIATSVSGTESPRSPLQLTMDDLGSQLSKASFLVIGLISIVGWLQGKKLLEIFTISISLAVAAIPEGLPIIVTVTLALGVHRMARHNAIVRRMPKVETLGSVNVVCTDKTGTLTTNHMTTTRMWYFGAQEPVQVDSDNESLDTNPDLNQATLRVLRIGNIANDARLAQKYTEHGQAATAVLSSTLGRDQVSTYTRWVGQPTDVAMLDLLDRFKEHDVRESIGPRVSETPFSSERKWMGVTIGSETRGDKEYAYMKGSIEKVLAACDTYLEQDGREIVLDSARRQEALQAAETMAVQGLRVLAFASGSVSRPLRNRSAPRNTPGFDRSESPLSHNPDDIYKGLTFAGLVGMRDPPRPGVGRSIRRLMRGGVKVIMITGDAETTALAIGKQLGMNIAAPSGHMGGQGTVKSVLRGDEVDRMSEADLAQAMQHTTIFARTNPDHKLKIIRALQSRGDIVAMTGDGVNDAPALKKADIGISMGRHGTDVAKEAADMILTDDDFSTILRAIEEGKGIFNNIQNFLTFQLSTSAASLALVFICTCFGFKSPLNAMQILWINIIMDGPPAQSLGVERVDPDVMTKPPRRRGDPVLTRALISRVLTSAAIITIGTMLIYRREMVADGQVTRRDTTMTFTCFVFFDMFNALSCRSESKSVLRGEVGLFSNNLFNWAVSLSIAGQLLVIYFPWLQETFQTEALGFFDLVRLFILCSTVFWADELPIYSPWAKLRQELHDPSPPRPKSQTLPNGLSHRPDHDHTVVESTTLSLQNVTTESDIRDALAALHARETSITSRLDALVASQADLSRDLGRLDLLRAGLGAQVIAARSIGNDMLATAADTAGRLSDKVKELDLEKSRVEETLGVVEQVAELKACVNGVVGSMGAPQDWEAAAGYLSRASKVPDEIVKGPFAVSIVPSVEVPDPPWVTLEDAKESLCGLFLREFEKAAEESDGTKVTRFFKLFPLIGRADVGLDVYGRYVCQGVAGTARATLKDAMGSQRKEGFFYANALTKLFEHIAQIVEGHGGLVERHYGSGKMIRVIERLQMEADVQGGIIVDTWSDERGIDRKLTDVRSYPFSFLVQSFLPQPPRGGTPRVNSPAIGVGNNPRESEDEGVNMKEVDGLLSEIAVMLGRWSLYTRFLAGKCKDPNTADDAPLVIPDVLIKSNLYRKVSTKLTSPYNVMTTFFFRRSVEKAFQLDEYPTGLSLSLNRHIDSNAPYIILAVDDVMYIVNAVIQKSISTSQRDVIASVIPTIGRVLSSDFVGMIQRKMRDESYPKPVVQGGFPPEEKIIHFIVLINSLDMANEYLTRIITGRIGDSGQIPNGDVQSGPLKDSFPFERDVTFVANALHTLQTSFIGKTTELLNEGIQVLFNQVVKPRLRPVLTDTFRDADYTLSEDDLAEIAQQNDEDEDELIEQVPRRFEHGWDQLMKPIARLMTPGTYSQLLDITARYLSKIWEKKVLGYAGRTNALGAIRIERDFIALVDVVSRGDYAVREVFSKVLQLLMVANMEDEEWDEIMAQDGEDDGIDWVLTDEERRRARSLVRG, from the exons ATGCAGCTGCCATGGGCCGGCCGCGAGGGCCCTGGACATGACTCCCTTCTACCAATGTCCAATATCCCATCCATCACTGGGCTTGTGGGGGATCTTACCGACTCTGGCGATGGTGATCGTCAACAGCGACCAGGTCGCCATGTCAGAACTACCTCTGCGCATGCACGA AACGTGGCCGACCAGTTCTCCTACATGACCCCGAGCGAAGCGGCGGCGAACCTACGAACCTCCCTCACGCATGGCCTTACACCGACCGAAGCTTTAACTAGACTAGGCGATTATGGACCAAACGAGATTCCGCATGATCCTCCCGAACCATTGTGGTTGCGCTTCGTCAAGCAGTTCCAGGAGCCCCTgatcctgctcctcctcgtatCGGCCGGAACATCGCTACTCCTGGGTAATATGGATGATTCCGTCAGCATCACGGTCGCCGTGACCATCGTGGTTACCGTAGGCTTTGTGCAGGAATATAGATCCGAGAAATCTATTGAGGCTCTCAACCACCTTGTCCCGAACCATGCGCATCTCGTTCGTGGTCAGAACAAGGCGCCCCCTGTCGGCAAGACTCCTACTTGGCCTCCACGTCCCGATGACGGCGAGCCGGCGCCTTCTCCCGGCTCTGTTACCCCCATTAGCGATATACTAGATgccacttcttccaaggTTATGGCTTCTCAGCTGGTTCCTGGCGATCTTGTGCTCTTCACCACGGGCGATCGCATTCCGGCCGACATCCGGGTTACCAAGGCTGCGGATTTGACAATCGATGCTTCGAATCTTACGGGAGAGACAGAGCCTGTAAGGATTACAGTCGAtgctcgtcgtcgtggtCTTGGCTCCTACGCTTTCGACAAGGCACAACATCCACGACCCGGATCGCTCGCTCCCGATGAGCATGCAGACTCTCACGGAGATGGAATTCATAACATTGCTTACATGGGAACTTTGATCAAGTCTGGACACGGCCAGGGCATCGTCTTTGCAACTGGAGGACACACGCACTTTGGCACTATTGCGACCAGTGTGTCTGGTACTGAAAGCCCGCGATCCCCTCTCCAATTGACCATGGATGATCTCGGCTCGCAGCTGAGCAAAGCTTCATTCCTGGTCATTGGTCTTATCTCGATTGTCGGTTGGTTACAGGGAAAGAAGCTCCTTGAAATTTTCACCATTTCGATCTCACTGGCTGTCGCTGCTATTCCGGAAGGTTTACCCATTATTGTCACCGTTACCTTGGCTCTTGGAGTGCACCGTATGGCTAGGCACAATGCGATCGTGCGAAGAATGCCCAAGGTTGAGACACTAGGCTCTGTTAATGTCGTCTGCACTGATAAGACCG GAACTCTAACCACGAACCATATGACGACCACTCGAATGTGGTATTTTGGAGCCCAGGAGCCGGTTCAAGTTGATTCTGATAATGAGTCTTTGGATACCAATCCGGACCTCAACCAAGCTACCCTGCGGGTCCTTCGCATTGGAAACATCGCCAATGATGCGCGACTTGCCCAGAAGTATACGGAACACGGTCAAGCAGCCACGGCTGTGCTATCCTCGACTCTTGGGCGAGATCAAGTGTCCACCTATACTCGTTGGGTTGGCCAGCCTACTGATGTTGCCATGTTGGATCTTCTTGACCGCTTTAAGGAACACGACGTTCGAGAATCTATTGGCCCTCGAGTGAGCGAGACGCCGTTCAGCTCCGAGCGGAAGTGGATGGGAGTTACCATTGGCTCAGAAACAAGGGGCGACAAGGAGTATGCCTACATGAAGGGTTCTATCGAAAAGGTTCTTGCCGCGTGCGACACGTATCTGGAACAGGATGGAAGGGAAATTGTCTTGGACTCAGCTcgtcgtcaagaagctctccaGGCCGCTGAAACTATGGCTGTCCAGGGCCTACGAGTCCTAGCATTTGCGAGCGGCTCGGTCTCACGACCACTGAGGAACAGGTCAGCACCACGCAACACACCTGGTTTCGACAGGAGCGAGAGCCCTCTCTCTCACAACCCGGATGATATTTATAAGGGCCTCACATTTGCTGGCCTGGTTGGCATGCGTGATCCTCCCCGACCCGGAGTTGGACGATCCATCAGGCGGCTGATGCGGGGCGgtgtcaaggtcatcatgATCACTGGTGACGCCGAAACAACAGCCCTTGCCATCGGTAAGCAGCTTGGTATGAATATTGCGGCTCCCAGCGGCCATATGGGTGGCCAGGGTACCGTCAAGTCTGTTCTCCGAGGTGATGAAGTCGACAGGATGTCCGAGGCGGATCTTGCCCAGGCCATGCAACATACGACGATTTTTGCGCGCACGAATCCCGATCACAAGCTGAAGATCATCAGGGCGCTTCAATCCAGGGGCGATATTGTCGCCATGACTGGAGACGGAGTGAACGATGCGCCTGCACTGAAGAAGGCCGATATCGGTATCTCTATGGGCCGTCACGGAACAGATGTCGCCAAGGAGGCAGCGGATATGATTCTGACAGACGATGACTTTTCGACGATCCTTCGTGCTatcgaggagggcaagggcatcTTCAATAACATCCAGAACTTCTTGACCTTCCAGCTGAGCACGAGCGCCGCCAGTCTGGCTCTTGTGTTTATCTGCACATGCTTCGGCTTCAAGTCCCCATTGAACGCCATGCAGATTCTCTGGATCA ACATTATCATGGATGGACCTCCCGCTCAGTCTCTGGGTGTCGAGAGAGTAGACCCCGACGTCATGACCAAGCCTCcccgaagacgaggagacCCTGTTCTTACTCGCGCACTCATCTCACGCGTACTAACATCGGCCGCCATTATCACCATCGGAACAATGCTCATCTACCGGCGCGAGATGGTGGCCGATGGCCAAGTGACGCGACGAGACACGACCATGACCTTTACTTGCTTCGTTTTCTTCGATATGTTCAACGCTCTCAGCTGCCGATCCGAGTCCAAGTCGGTACTACGGGGCGAGGTTGGACTCTTTTCCAACAACCTGTTCAACTGGGCCGTCTCCCTCAGCATCGCGGGCCAGTTGCTTGTCATTTATTTCCCCTGGCTTCAGGAAACGTTCCAGACGGAAGCCCTCGGGTTCTTCGATCTTGTACGACTATTCATTCTGTGCAGCACGGTGTTCTGGGCAGATGAG CTACCCATATACTCGCCCTGGGCCAAGTTGCGCCAGGAGCTCCACGACCCTTCTCCGCCTCGACCAAAGTCCCAAAC CCTTCCAAACGGCCTCTCCCACCGCCCAGACCACGATCACACCGTCGTCGAATCCACCACCTTGTCCCTTCAGAATGTCACGACTGAGTCTGACATCCGCGATGCGCTCGCCGCCCTGCACGCCCGCGAGACCTCTATAACGTCCCGTCTCGATGCTCTCGTCGCTTCCCAAGCTGACCTCTCCCGCGACCTCGGTCGGCTAGACCTCCTGCGGGCAGGACTCGGTGCGCAGGTCATCGCCGCACGATCCATCGGAAATGACATGCTGGCAACTGCGGCGGACACGGCAGGCCGACTGAGTGATAAAGTCAAGGAGTTGGACCTGGAGAAGAGCCGAGTCGAGGAGACGCTTGGGGTAGTGGAACAAGTTGCAGAGCTCAAGGCATGCGTCAATGGCGTGGTGGGTTCCATGGGTGCCCCCCAGGACtgggaggctgctgctggataCCTGTCGAGGGCGAGCAAGGTGCCAGATGAGATCGTCAAGGGTCCATTTGCTGTCAGCATAGTACCCAGCGTCGAGGTGCCCGACCCGCCGTGGGTGACGCtggaggatgccaaggagaGCCTGTGTGGTCTCTTCCTACGAGAGTTCGAGAAGGCGGCAGAGGAGAGCGATGGAACCAAGGTCACACGGTTCTTCAAGCTCTTCCCACTGATAGGTCGAGCCGACGTCGGTCTGGATGTCTATGGACGATACGTGTGTCAAGGTGTCGCCGGCACAGCTCGAGCGACGCTCAAAGACGCCATGGGTAGCCAGCGCAAGGAAGGATTCTTCTACGCCAACGCCCTGACGAAACTCTTTGAGCACATTGCGCAGATTGTCGAAGGCCACGGAGGACTCGTGGAACGTCACTATGGCTCTGGAAAGATGATCCGAGTTATTGAGCGCCTGCAGATGGAAGCCGACGTCCAAGGAGGCATCATTGTCGACACATGGAGCGACGAGAGAGGAATCGACAGGAAACTCACCGATGTTAGGAGCTATCCTTTCTCGTTTCTCGTTCAAAGCTTCCTACCTCAGCCACCACGAGGTGGTACGCCGAGGGTGAACTCGCCGGCGATTGGGGTGGGCAACAACCCTAGAGagagcgaggacgagggcgtcAACATgaaggaggttgacggcCTATTAAGTGAAATTGCCGTGATGCTTGGCCGGTGGTCATTATACACCAGGTTTCTTGCTGGCAAATGCAAG GACCCAAACACAGCAGACGACGCGCCGCTTGTCATACCTGATGTTTTGATCAAGTCGAATCTGTATCGAAAAGTGTCGACAAAGCTCACGTCGCCATACAACGTCATGACTACCTTTTTCTTCCGGCGATCCGTGGAAAAGGCATTTCAACTGGATGAATACCCTACCGGCCTGTCGTTGAGTCTGAACAGGCACATTGACAGCAACGCTCCCTATATCATCTTGGCGGTCGACGATGTCATGTACATCGTAAACGCTGTTATCCAGAAATCCATCTCCACATCACAAAGAGACGTCATCGCCTCGGTGATACCAACTATCGGGCGAGTCCTCAGCTCCGACTTTGTTGGCATGATCCAGCGCAAGATGCGGGATGAATCTTACCCCAAGCCAGTGGTCCAAGGAGGATTCCCACCTGAGGAGAAGATTATTCACTTTATTGTTCTCATCAACAGCCtggacatggccaacgaGTATCTTACGCGTATCATCACGGGCCGGATAGGCGATTCTGGTCAAATACCGAATGGCGATGTCCAGAGCGGGCCACTCAAGGACTCATTCCCCTTCGAGAGGGATGTCACATTCGTCGCTAATGCCCTGCACACACTTCAAACATCTTTCATCGGGAAGACGACCGAGCTTCTTAACGAGGGCATCCAAGTGCTCTTCAACCAGGTTGTCAAGCCCAGGTTACGCCCTGTGTTGACTGATACATTCCGTGACGCGGACTACACGCTTTCCGAAGACGACCTGGCCGAAATCGCCCAGCAgaacgatgaggacgaggacgagctcatcGAACAAGTGCCACGGCGCTTTGAACATGGCTGGGATCAGCTCATGAAGCCTATTGCAAGACTGATGACACCTGGAACATACAGCCAGCTCCTGGACATCACAGCACGTTACCTATCAAAGATatgggagaagaaggtgctCGGATACGCAGGACGTACCAACGCCCTGGGTGCGATTCGCATTGAGCGCGACTTTATCGCCTTGGTAGATGTTGTTTCTAGAGGGGACTATGCTGTGAGAGAGGTGTTTTCCAAGGTACTGCAGCTTCTCATGGTCGCAAATATGGAAGATGAGGAGTGGGATGAGATTATGGCGCAAGATGGAGAGGACGATGGCATCGACTGGGTTCTGACTgacgaggagaggaggagggcgagaagctTGGTCAGGGGCTGA
- a CDS encoding Threonylcarbamoyl-AMP synthase has protein sequence METRIVKVSSKGSLGRFRPGEGLARLDHWEVQCEDKSALQALEQAAHELRTTPTPVAFPTETVYGLGADATRSPSVKGIYSAKGRPSDNPLISHVCDLEMLREYIGQVEGGQDPIPSRYRTLIERFWPGPLTILLPNPQPTKLAPEVTAGLKTFGVRMPSSPLALSLIKLAGVPLAAPSANASTKPSPTTAQHVMDDLRGRIELILDGGQCDVGVESTVVDGLCDPPVVLRPGGIGLDELRSCPGWEGAVIAYKDQSEEGKAAPRAPGMKYKHYSPKARVVLYESSCAKGATGVASSELATATNGAVNGHATNGERKTRKIGVIRTQRWKQGAGLRCANLQRQKTVDEDRDSPFEVTEGDLLDENEKPIGKILDIDLGRDTEGIARGLFSALREFDRQGVDTIFVDGIEDRIDIAAAVMNRLRKAASEIRA, from the coding sequence ATGGAGACGCGCATAGTCAAGGTCTCCAGCAAGGGAAGCCTGGGTCGCTTCCGGCCAGGCGAGGGACTTGCCAGGTTGGATCACTGGGAGGTTCAGTGCGAGGACAAGAGTGCCCTCCAAGCCCTGGAGCAGGCAGCCCACGAGTTGAGGACCACACCCACGCCTGTCGCATTTCCCACTGAGACTGTCTATGGCCTTGGAGCGGATGCTACTCGGAGTCCTTCGGTCAAGGGGATTTACTCTGCCAAGGGGCGACCCTCGGATAACCCCCTCATCTCACACGTCTGTGACTTGGAAATGCTGCGCGAGTATATCGGCCAGGttgaaggaggccaagatcctATACCAAGTCGATACAGGACCTTGATAGAGCGTTTCTGGCCAGGACCCCTGACCATCCTGTTACCGAACCCTCAACCTACGAAGCTGGCACCAGAGGTTACGGCAGGCCTCAAGACCTTTGGTGTGCGCATGCCCTCCTCACCCCTCgccctctccctcatcaagctcgccgGTGTCCCCCTTGCAGCACCGTCAGCCAACGCCTCCACCAAGCCCTCCCCAACCACGGCGCAGCATGTCATGGACGATCTAAGGGGGAGAATCGAGCTCATTCTGGACGGAGGGCAGTGCGATGTTGGCGTGGAAAGCACCGTGGTGGACGGACTATGTGATCCTCCCGTTGTCCTCCGGCCAGGTGGTATTGGTTTGGATGAGCTGCGAAGCTGCCCTGGCTGGGAGGGTGCAGTGATAGCATACAAGGACCAGAGCGAAGAGGGCAAGGCCGCACCACGAGCTCCAGGGATGAAGTACAAGCATTACAGCCCCAAGGCTAGAGTGGTGCTCTACGAATCGAGTTGCGCCAAGGGTGCGACGGGAGTGGCCTCGTCTGAGCTGGCGACTGCGACGAATGGAGCCGTCAATGGCCATGCCACCAACGGCGAGAGAAAGACGAGAAAAATCGGAGTCATTCGTACCCAACGGTGGAAGCAAGGAGCTGGGTTGAGATGCGCCAACCTTCAACGACAGAAAACGGTCGATGAAGATCGAGACTCGCCATTTGAGGTGACCGAGGGCGACCTATTGGACGAGAATGAAAAGCCCATTGGCAAAATTCTGGATATTGATCTTGGAAGGGATACTGAGGGGATCGCCCGGGGCCTCTTCTCGGCGCTCAGGGAGTTTGATCGGCAAGGCGTAGACACCATCTTCGTCGACGGCATAGAGGATAGAATCGACATTGCTGCGGCGGTCATGAACCGCCTCCGCAAGGCGGCGTCAGAGATTAGAGCATGA
- a CDS encoding Coatomer subunit zeta has protein sequence MSPGMTLFSIQAILILGTEDGSRIFAKYFQPPHSAPHGPSSASSNPYPDVKSQKAFEKGLIEKTAKQTGDIILYDNRIVLYKMESDVMMYVVGSVDENEILLYNTVLALRDSLHLLFKQSVDKRTIVENYDLVSLAIDEIVDDGIILETDPTIIVQRVSRAPTQDLPVGRIDLSEQGVNNLAQLGKSKLADWLRQGL, from the exons ATGTCTCCTGGAATGACCCTTTTCTCCATCCaggccatcctcatcctggGCACCGAGGATGGCTCCCGGATATTCGCAAAGTACTTTCAGCCGCCGCACTCAGCGCCCCACG GCCCTTCGAGCGCCTCCTCCAACCCCTACCCCGATGTCAAGTCGCAAAAGGCCTTTGAGAAGGGCCTCATTGAGAAGACGGCCAAGCAGACTGGCGACATCATCCTCTACGACAACCGGATCGTGCTGTACAAGATGGAGTCGGACGTCATGATGTACGTCGTCGGTAGCGTCGACGAGAACGAGATTCTGCTGTACAACACCGTCCTCGCACTGAGGGACTCTCTCCACCTTCTCTTCAA GCAATCCGTGGACAAGCGGACAATTGTCGAGAACTACGACCTCGTTTCCCTCGCCATTGACGAgatcgtcgacgacggcatcatcctcgagaCCGACCCCACCATCATCGTCCAGCGCGTGAGCAGAGCTCCCACCCAGGACCTCCCCGTGGGTCGCATCGACCTCAGCGAGCAGGGCGTCAACAACCTGGCGCAGCTAGGAAAGTCGAAACTGGCGGACTGGCTCCGGCAGGGCCTGTAA